AGCATAAACCCTGAAATCCAGCACATATGACCACGCCAAGTGCTGAACGCGGGCAGTGGAGCTCGCGCGTTGGTTTTATTTTGGCTGCCGCAGGCTCGGCTATTGGCCTAGGTAACATTTGGCGTTTCCCGTACATTACCGGCCAGAATGGCGGTGCTGCGTTTGTGGTCATCTATCTGTTGTGCGTTGTGCTGATTTGCCTTCCCTATTTGCTTGCTGAACTGGTCTTAGGGCGACATACCCAAAAAAACCCCGTAGGCGCCATTCGCCTGTTGCGGCCTGGATCTCCCTGGATCGGGGTGGGCGTGCTGTGTGTGCTTACCGGCGTAGGGATCCTCAGTTACTACGCGGTCATTGCTGGATGGACTTTTGGGTATATTTTTAAAAATTTGCTTTTTGCACATCTGGACTTTGGGCATTTTGTAGCCAGTCCTTGGATCGTGGTGCCCCTATTTGCTGTGTTTTTAGGATTGACAATGTGGGTGGTGTTTGGGGGTGTAGAACAGGGCATTGAGCGCTGGTCAAAGGTGCTTATGCCGCTTTTGGTTTTGTTGATGGCTGTGCTTATTGTGCGCAGCGTGACCCTACCTGGAGCAGAAAAAGGGCTGGCTTTCTATCTCAAGCCAGATTTTTCGAAAGTAACCCCTGGCGTGGTGATGGCTGCTTTAGGACAGGCCTTCTTTTCTTTGAGTTTGGGCATGGGGGCGATGATCACCTACGGCTCCTACCTTTCCCGACGGGAAGACGTGGTGGCTTCTGGAGCCT
This sequence is a window from Rhodothermus bifroesti. Protein-coding genes within it:
- a CDS encoding sodium-dependent transporter; protein product: MTTPSAERGQWSSRVGFILAAAGSAIGLGNIWRFPYITGQNGGAAFVVIYLLCVVLICLPYLLAELVLGRHTQKNPVGAIRLLRPGSPWIGVGVLCVLTGVGILSYYAVIAGWTFGYIFKNLLFAHLDFGHFVASPWIVVPLFAVFLGLTMWVVFGGVEQGIERWSKVLMPLLVLLMAVLIVRSVTLPGAEKGLAFYLKPDFSKVTPGVVMAALGQAFFSLSLGMGAMITYGSYLSRREDVVASGAYVALFDTLVALMAGFMIFPAVFATGHDPASGPRLVFVVLPEIFQTLPLGGLLGALFFLLLSIAALTSTISLLEVVVAYFVDERRWSRKRSVWVVGVLTFLIGLPSALSQGTVEGLTRMDWLVGEEGFLGQHDFLSIMDALWGNLALALGALLLSVFIGWVWGAEKAAQELQQGSQISPGLLRIWQVFIRYICPVVILIILVNVLRGYLG